One region of Zingiber officinale cultivar Zhangliang chromosome 7B, Zo_v1.1, whole genome shotgun sequence genomic DNA includes:
- the LOC122005501 gene encoding transcription factor NIGTH1-like isoform X3 → MRSKEDAKPTAMLPVPDLSLPSTAAKDAALPVSAMAHVHSDRYSGTKRLGGVPLATAGSHRSLQLQQPPTKTRRCWSPELHRLFVLALEQLGGAQVATPKQIRELMKVDGLSNDQVKAICRNINCTQERSPMVQQLPIDLLWSLKEDDGKSESFNWRS, encoded by the exons ATGAGGTCAAAGGAGGATGCAAAGCCCACAGCGATGCTTCCGGTGCCGGATCTCTCTTTGCCTTCAACTGCCGCAAAGGACGCTGCTCTCCCTGTTTCTGCCATGGCTCACGTCCATTCCGATAGATACTCTGGCACTAAGCGCCTCGGTGGAGTTCCACTGGCAACGGCCGGATCTCACCGCAGCCTGCAGCTGCAGCAGCCACCGACGAAGACGAGGCGATGCTGGTCACCGGAGCTCCACCGCCTCTTTGTCCTCGCTCTAGAGCAACTTGGGGGTGCCCAAG TGGCTACTCCAAAGCAGATCAGAGAACTGATGAAGGTGGATGGTCTCTCCAACGACCAAGTAAAAGCCATCTGCAG aAATATAAATTGCACTCAAGAAAGATCCCCGATGGTTCAGCAACTGCCAATAGACCTGTTGTGGTCTTTGAAG GAAGATGATGGAAAGTCTGAGAGCTTCAACTGGAGATCTTGA
- the LOC122004237 gene encoding casein kinase II subunit alpha-like: MKVIYRETVTSQANPSSIVPPPPYTGFLLRLFSPFAAAALAQKIGKSVRRPGAPSLARIFADVNVQRPKEYWDYESLTVQWGEQDDYEVVRKVGRGKYSEVFEGVHVTNNEKCVIKILKPVKKKKIKREIKILQNLCGGPNIIKLLDIVRDQQSKAPSLIFEYVNNTDFKVLYPTLSDYDIRYYIYELLKALDYCHSQGIMHRDVKPHNVMIDHQQRKLRLIDWGLAELYHPGQEYNVRVASRYFKGPELLVDLQDYDYSLDMWSLGCMFAGMIFRKEPFFYGHDNYDQLVKIAKVLGTDGLTAYLNKYHLELDPQFEALVGRHSKKPWVKFINSDNQHVTVPEAVDFVDKLLKYDHQERLTAKEAMDHPYFNPVRNAESSKTRS; encoded by the exons ATGAAGGTCATATATCGAGAAACTGTGACG TCGCAGGCCAATCCTTCCTCCATCGTCCCTCCTCCCCCCTACACCGGATTCCTCCTCCGTCTCTTCAGCCCCTTCGCCGCTGCAGCCCTGGCGCAGAAGATAGGCAAATCCGTCCGCCGGCCCGGCGCCCCCTCCCTCGCCCGGATCTTCGCCGACGTCAACGTCCAGCGCCCCAAAGAATACTGGGACTACGAATCGCTCACCGTCCAATGGGG GGAACAAGATGATTACGAGGTCGTTCGGAAGGTTGGAAGGGGAAAGTACAGCGAGGTTTTCGAAGGGGTGCACGTCACGAACAATGAGAAGTGCGTTATTAAGATTCTAAAGCCAGTCAAAAAGAAAAAG ATCAAGAGAGAAATAAAGATATTGCAAAACCTTTGTGGTGGGCCCAACATTATCAAGTTACTTGATATTGTCAGAGATCAGCAATCAAAGGCACCTAGTCTGATTTTTGAATATGTCAATAACACTGACTTCAAAGTTCTTTATCCAACATTATCAGATTATGATATTCGATACTACATTTATGAATTGCTGAAG GCCCTTGATTATTGCCACTCCCAAGGCATCATGCATCGAGATGTTAAACCTCATAACGTTATGATTGATCACCAACAAAGAAAGCTTCGTCTTATTGACTGGGGGTTGGCTGAGTTGTATCACCCAGGACAAGAGTACAATGTTAGGGTTGCCTCAAG GTACTTCAAAGGCCCAGAACTTCTTGTTGACTTGCAAGATTATGATTATTCACTTGACATGTGGAGCCTTGGCTGTATGTTTGCTGGGATG ATTTTCCGGAAGGAGCCATTTTTTTATGGGCATGATAATTATGATCAGTTGGTCAAAATAGCAAAG GTGCTTGGAACAGATGGTTTAACTGCATATCTCAACAAATACCATCTAGAGCTGGATCCACAGTTTGAAGCACTTGTCGGAAG GCACAGCAAGAAGCcatgggtaaaatttataaattccgACAACCAGCACGTCACAGTTCCTGAG GCTGTCGACTTTGTGGACAAACTGCTAAAATACGACCACCAGGAGAGGCTCACAGCAAAGGAAGCGATG GACCATCCTTATTTCAATCCGGTGAGAAATGCAGAAAGCTCCAAGACTCGTTCTTAA
- the LOC122005501 gene encoding transcription factor NIGTH1-like isoform X2, giving the protein MRSKEDAKPTAMLPVPDLSLPSTAAKDAALPVSAMAHVHSDRYSGTKRLGGVPLATAGSHRSLQLQQPPTKTRRCWSPELHRLFVLALEQLGGAQVATPKQIRELMKVDGLSNDQVKAICRNINCTQERSPMVQQLPIDLLWSLKPSPSMAARKMMESLRASTGDLEQYL; this is encoded by the exons ATGAGGTCAAAGGAGGATGCAAAGCCCACAGCGATGCTTCCGGTGCCGGATCTCTCTTTGCCTTCAACTGCCGCAAAGGACGCTGCTCTCCCTGTTTCTGCCATGGCTCACGTCCATTCCGATAGATACTCTGGCACTAAGCGCCTCGGTGGAGTTCCACTGGCAACGGCCGGATCTCACCGCAGCCTGCAGCTGCAGCAGCCACCGACGAAGACGAGGCGATGCTGGTCACCGGAGCTCCACCGCCTCTTTGTCCTCGCTCTAGAGCAACTTGGGGGTGCCCAAG TGGCTACTCCAAAGCAGATCAGAGAACTGATGAAGGTGGATGGTCTCTCCAACGACCAAGTAAAAGCCATCTGCAG aAATATAAATTGCACTCAAGAAAGATCCCCGATGGTTCAGCAACTGCCAATAGACCTGTTGTGGTCTTTGAAG CCATCTCCGTCGATGGCTGCCAGGAAGATGATGGAAAGTCTGAGAGCTTCAACTGGAGATCTTGAGCAATATTTGTAG
- the LOC122005501 gene encoding transcription factor NIGTH1-like isoform X1 yields MRSKEDAKPTAMLPVPDLSLPSTAAKDAALPVSAMAHVHSDRYSGTKRLGGVPLATAGSHRSLQLQQPPTKTRRCWSPELHRLFVLALEQLGGAQVATPKQIRELMKVDGLSNDQVKAICRNINCTQERSPMVQQLPIDLLWSLKVCGCLLKTTLPHHHHTPFRSLVLLKVLFNLLAQT; encoded by the exons ATGAGGTCAAAGGAGGATGCAAAGCCCACAGCGATGCTTCCGGTGCCGGATCTCTCTTTGCCTTCAACTGCCGCAAAGGACGCTGCTCTCCCTGTTTCTGCCATGGCTCACGTCCATTCCGATAGATACTCTGGCACTAAGCGCCTCGGTGGAGTTCCACTGGCAACGGCCGGATCTCACCGCAGCCTGCAGCTGCAGCAGCCACCGACGAAGACGAGGCGATGCTGGTCACCGGAGCTCCACCGCCTCTTTGTCCTCGCTCTAGAGCAACTTGGGGGTGCCCAAG TGGCTACTCCAAAGCAGATCAGAGAACTGATGAAGGTGGATGGTCTCTCCAACGACCAAGTAAAAGCCATCTGCAG aAATATAAATTGCACTCAAGAAAGATCCCCGATGGTTCAGCAACTGCCAATAGACCTGTTGTGGTCTTTGAAGGTATGTGGATGCCTCCTGAAAACTACACTTCCTCATCACCACCACACACCGTTTCGCAGTCTGGTTCTCCTCAAAGTCCTCTTCAATTTGCTTGCTCAAACTTAG